The Micromonospora sp. NBC_00421 genome contains a region encoding:
- a CDS encoding cold-shock protein: MAVGMILSFDDVKGYGFIRPEGGGEDVFVHANDFGDQRPAVSPGMRVEFESVEGNRGLKALYARLLNPGAGAPTRPVVIHGPTASPRSSADDRGDDDECDVLTSAAFRAAITDLLVEQVPTLTGGQISQIRQHLSQLARSHGWIED; this comes from the coding sequence GTGGCGGTCGGCATGATTCTCAGCTTCGACGACGTGAAGGGTTACGGTTTCATCCGGCCCGAGGGCGGTGGCGAGGACGTCTTCGTCCACGCGAACGACTTCGGTGACCAACGTCCGGCCGTGTCGCCGGGCATGCGCGTGGAGTTCGAGTCGGTGGAGGGCAACCGCGGCCTCAAGGCGCTGTACGCCCGGCTGCTCAACCCGGGGGCGGGGGCCCCGACGCGTCCGGTGGTGATCCACGGCCCGACCGCCTCGCCCCGGTCGTCGGCCGACGACCGGGGCGACGACGACGAGTGCGACGTGCTGACCTCCGCCGCCTTCCGGGCCGCCATCACCGATCTTCTCGTCGAGCAGGTGCCGACGCTCACCGGCGGCCAGATCAGCCAGATCCGGCAGCACCTCTCGCAGCTCGCCCGCTCGCACGGGTGGATCGAGGACTGA
- a CDS encoding YciI family protein: MRPADPGPARPTGPAGDPGADLRFTPTYLVTATFAADAAARREPHRAAHLAHMRALLVDGTALVVGAHADLRASVLVLRAADAPAARAHLEQDPYWRHGVWTALDVVDYLAATAPTIGRS; the protein is encoded by the coding sequence GTGAGGCCCGCCGACCCTGGCCCGGCCCGCCCCACCGGCCCGGCCGGCGACCCCGGCGCGGACCTGCGCTTCACCCCGACCTATCTGGTCACCGCCACCTTCGCCGCCGACGCCGCCGCCCGGCGGGAACCGCACCGGGCCGCGCACCTGGCGCACATGCGTGCCCTGCTCGTCGACGGCACCGCCCTCGTCGTCGGGGCGCACGCCGACCTGCGCGCCTCGGTGCTGGTGCTGCGGGCCGCCGACGCGCCCGCCGCCCGCGCCCACCTCGAACAGGACCCCTACTGGCGACACGGGGTGTGGACCGCGCTCGACGTGGTCGACTACCTCGCCGCCACCGCACCGACCATCGGGAGGTCATGA
- a CDS encoding SDR family NAD(P)-dependent oxidoreductase yields MNDAVPPAAAGPRDERPVGAGPYDGTPPAGVATAGTAPAGLLAGRRVVVVGGASGIGRATVAAAAAAGAAVAVLDADAAGADTAAAQVRDTGGRACAHRVDVTVETEVAEALDAAAADLGGIDAVLHVAGVMRGQGLDVRDVSVALWAQVIAVNLTGPFLVAKHAARHLRPDGGVLVLVGSKAGVQVGSGSVPYGASKGGLHGLALTLARQLGPQGIRVHALCPGDIDTPLMRLSLAEARANGTDDGRIAAVEAALGRPEDVASALVLLASPASAGLTGTVWTG; encoded by the coding sequence GTGAACGACGCCGTCCCGCCCGCCGCCGCGGGCCCACGCGACGAACGGCCGGTCGGCGCGGGCCCGTACGACGGCACCCCGCCGGCCGGCGTCGCCACCGCCGGTACCGCACCCGCCGGTCTGCTCGCCGGCCGGCGGGTGGTCGTCGTCGGCGGTGCGTCCGGCATCGGCCGGGCCACCGTCGCCGCCGCCGCGGCGGCCGGCGCGGCGGTCGCCGTCCTCGACGCCGACGCCGCCGGCGCGGACACCGCCGCCGCGCAGGTCCGCGACACCGGCGGCCGGGCCTGCGCGCACCGGGTGGACGTCACCGTCGAGACCGAGGTCGCCGAGGCGCTCGACGCCGCCGCCGCCGACCTCGGCGGGATCGACGCCGTGCTGCACGTCGCCGGGGTGATGCGCGGGCAGGGTCTCGACGTCCGGGACGTGTCGGTCGCGCTCTGGGCCCAGGTGATCGCCGTCAACCTCACCGGTCCCTTCCTGGTCGCCAAGCACGCCGCCCGGCACCTGCGCCCCGACGGCGGGGTGCTCGTGCTGGTCGGCTCGAAGGCGGGCGTGCAGGTCGGCTCCGGCTCGGTACCCTACGGCGCGAGCAAGGGAGGGTTGCACGGTCTGGCGCTCACCCTGGCCCGCCAGCTCGGTCCACAGGGGATCCGGGTGCACGCGCTCTGCCCCGGCGACATCGACACGCCGCTGATGCGACTGTCGCTGGCCGAGGCACGGGCCAACGGCACCGACGACGGACGGATCGCCGCCGTCGAAGCCGCGCTGGGTCGCCCGGAGGACGTCGCCTCGGCGCTGGTCCTGCTGGCGTCGCCGGCGAGCGCCGGCCTCACCGGCACGGTCTGGACCGGCTGA
- a CDS encoding alpha-ketoacid dehydrogenase subunit beta: MSESLRYIQAVNAALTWALDSRTDTIYFGEDVALPGGPFGATKGLHKRFGSERIFDTPISETGFLGMALGAAMTGLRPIAEIMYADFSFVAMDQIVNQIATIHYSSAGRWKAPLVIRMQQGYSPGACAQHSHSPEAYFAHTAGLRVALPATPDDAYQMLRTAVVSDDPVVVAEARMLYPTRGQVRTDAPVEPVGGARVVRPGTDVTVVAWSRMVSAALDAAGTLAEEGIDVEVVDLRWLNPLDFDTVATSVSRTGRLVVAHEANLTGGFGAEIAARAAAECFTDLRAPIARVAAPDVPMPAAPALQAVVVPEAATVADAVRRTVRA, from the coding sequence ATGTCTGAGTCGCTGCGCTACATCCAGGCCGTCAACGCCGCCCTCACCTGGGCCCTGGACAGCCGGACCGACACCATCTACTTCGGCGAGGACGTCGCGCTGCCCGGCGGGCCGTTCGGCGCGACCAAGGGGCTGCACAAGCGGTTCGGCTCCGAGCGGATCTTCGACACCCCGATCTCCGAGACGGGTTTCCTCGGCATGGCCCTCGGCGCGGCAATGACCGGGCTGCGGCCGATCGCCGAGATCATGTACGCCGACTTCTCGTTCGTGGCGATGGACCAGATCGTCAACCAGATCGCCACCATCCACTACTCCAGCGCCGGCCGCTGGAAGGCCCCGCTGGTGATCCGGATGCAGCAGGGCTACTCCCCCGGGGCGTGCGCCCAGCACTCGCACTCGCCGGAGGCGTACTTCGCGCACACCGCAGGGCTGCGGGTCGCGCTGCCGGCCACCCCGGACGACGCGTACCAGATGCTGCGCACGGCCGTGGTCAGCGACGACCCGGTGGTGGTCGCCGAGGCCCGGATGCTCTACCCGACCCGGGGCCAGGTGCGCACCGACGCCCCGGTCGAGCCCGTCGGCGGGGCCCGGGTGGTCCGCCCCGGCACCGACGTCACCGTCGTGGCCTGGTCCCGGATGGTGTCGGCGGCGCTCGACGCCGCCGGCACCCTGGCCGAGGAGGGCATCGACGTCGAGGTGGTGGACCTGCGCTGGCTCAACCCGCTCGACTTCGACACGGTCGCCACGTCGGTGTCCCGCACCGGCCGGCTGGTCGTCGCGCACGAGGCGAACCTGACCGGCGGGTTCGGCGCGGAGATCGCCGCCCGCGCCGCCGCCGAGTGCTTCACCGACCTGCGCGCCCCGATCGCCCGGGTCGCCGCCCCCGACGTGCCGATGCCCGCCGCGCCCGCCCTCCAGGCGGTCGTGGTGCCCGAGGCGGCCACCGTCGCCGACGCCGTCCGCCGGACGGTCCGGGCGTGA
- a CDS encoding thiamine pyrophosphate-dependent dehydrogenase E1 component subunit alpha translates to MGQLDDYRLMARIRRFEERLTALKDAGEIPGSIHLCNGQEAIPVGACRALRDGDHVTATYRGHGWAIARGVDLTGLFAEMMGRDSALCGGRAASPYLSDPGRWFVGENSIVGAGVPIATGAALTAQRTGSGAVSVVSIGDGAMNQGNVHEALNLAAVLDLPLVLVVENNVYSEMSRISDMVRVRQLAERAAGYGLPGRVVDGNDPDAVAEAVTEAVDRAREGSGPSIVEAMTERLVGHYSGDAQHYRPAGEIAAARQREPLARIRQAADADLAARLDAIDAEVSAEIETAVTAARAVPHPDPATAEEHVYV, encoded by the coding sequence ATGGGGCAGCTCGACGACTATCGGCTGATGGCCCGGATCCGCCGGTTCGAGGAGCGGCTGACCGCCCTCAAGGACGCCGGCGAGATCCCGGGCTCGATCCACCTGTGCAACGGCCAGGAGGCCATCCCGGTCGGCGCGTGCCGGGCGCTGCGCGACGGCGACCACGTCACCGCCACCTACCGTGGCCACGGCTGGGCGATCGCCCGCGGCGTCGACCTGACCGGCCTGTTCGCCGAGATGATGGGACGCGACTCCGCGCTGTGCGGCGGACGGGCGGCCTCGCCGTACCTGTCCGACCCGGGACGCTGGTTCGTCGGCGAGAACTCCATCGTCGGCGCCGGCGTGCCGATCGCCACCGGCGCGGCGCTCACCGCGCAACGCACCGGCAGCGGGGCGGTCAGCGTGGTCAGCATCGGCGACGGCGCGATGAATCAGGGCAACGTGCACGAGGCGCTCAACCTCGCCGCCGTGCTCGACCTGCCGCTGGTGCTGGTGGTGGAGAACAACGTCTACTCCGAGATGTCCCGGATCTCCGACATGGTGCGCGTCCGGCAGCTCGCCGAACGTGCCGCCGGCTACGGCCTGCCCGGCCGGGTGGTCGACGGCAACGACCCCGACGCCGTCGCCGAGGCGGTCACCGAGGCCGTCGACCGGGCCCGGGAGGGCTCCGGCCCGTCCATCGTGGAGGCGATGACCGAACGGCTCGTCGGCCACTACAGCGGCGACGCGCAGCACTACCGCCCGGCCGGCGAGATCGCCGCCGCCCGGCAACGCGAGCCGCTGGCCCGCATCCGCCAGGCCGCCGACGCCGACCTGGCCGCCCGGCTCGACGCCATCGACGCCGAGGTGTCCGCCGAGATCGAAACCGCCGTCACCGCCGCCCGCGCCGTCCCCCACCCGGACCCGGCGACCGCCGAGGAGCACGTCTATGTCTGA
- a CDS encoding mandelate racemase/muconate lactonizing enzyme family protein yields the protein MEIVEVESAVRGDAHFVQVRTSDGRTGVGQSACWGYPDAVHAVVQTFRPYLLGADPDRIEHHWHHLYRMGPFRGSVLTAAVSAVDLALWDLLGKRLGVPVWQLLGGRVRDRIRLHLLLPGTGAQALAEQAAAAVADGFTAVKFDPLPAAYGDLSQARLVAETEATTAAVRDTVGPDVDLLIELHRKLTPLQAQAVVPALARHLPLLVEDPIQIDSVSSQAEVGRRAPGVPMANGERLHTIWEFKELLAQGGAQYVRPDVGLAGGLSHARKIAALAEAHHAAVVTHNCLGPLLTMASVQLDTVIPNFVTQEYSPLDDQLADGPARACVRRDGGFLPVPQEPGLGVTLDLADTRPLDLTGRPLTRIPLRADGSVAYAV from the coding sequence ATGGAGATCGTCGAGGTGGAGTCGGCGGTACGCGGGGACGCGCACTTCGTCCAGGTACGCACGTCCGACGGGCGGACCGGGGTGGGCCAGTCCGCGTGCTGGGGATATCCCGACGCGGTGCACGCCGTGGTGCAGACGTTCCGGCCGTACCTGCTCGGGGCCGACCCGGACCGCATCGAGCACCACTGGCACCACCTCTACCGGATGGGCCCGTTCCGGGGCTCGGTGCTCACCGCCGCCGTCTCCGCCGTCGACCTGGCGCTGTGGGACCTGCTGGGCAAGCGGCTCGGGGTGCCGGTGTGGCAGCTGCTCGGCGGCCGGGTGCGCGACCGCATCCGGCTGCACCTGCTGCTGCCCGGCACCGGCGCGCAGGCGCTCGCCGAACAGGCCGCCGCCGCGGTCGCCGACGGCTTCACCGCCGTGAAGTTCGACCCGCTGCCGGCAGCCTACGGTGACCTGTCGCAGGCCCGGCTGGTCGCCGAGACCGAGGCCACCACGGCCGCCGTCCGTGACACCGTCGGCCCGGACGTCGACCTGCTCATCGAGCTGCACCGCAAGCTCACCCCGTTGCAGGCGCAGGCGGTGGTGCCGGCGCTGGCCCGGCACCTGCCGCTGCTGGTCGAGGACCCGATCCAGATCGACAGTGTGAGCAGCCAGGCCGAGGTGGGCCGGCGGGCGCCGGGGGTGCCGATGGCCAACGGGGAGCGGCTGCACACCATCTGGGAGTTCAAGGAGCTGCTGGCGCAGGGCGGCGCGCAGTATGTCCGGCCCGACGTCGGGCTGGCCGGCGGGCTCAGCCACGCCCGGAAGATCGCCGCGCTGGCCGAGGCGCACCACGCGGCCGTGGTCACCCACAACTGCCTCGGCCCGCTGCTCACCATGGCCTCGGTGCAGCTCGACACGGTCATCCCGAACTTCGTCACCCAGGAGTACTCGCCGCTGGACGACCAGCTCGCCGACGGCCCGGCCCGCGCCTGCGTCCGGCGCGACGGCGGGTTTCTGCCGGTGCCGCAGGAGCCCGGCCTGGGCGTGACGCTCGACCTGGCCGACACCCGGCCACTGGACCTGACCGGTCGGCCGCTGACCCGCATCCCGCTGCGCGCCGACGGTTCGGTGGCGTACGCGGTCTGA
- a CDS encoding L-rhamnose mutarotase: MSGAAGPGEQVCHLYRLRPGAEAEYERRHARAWPELSALLDEAGVYDYHIYRHGLLLICVLRTRRGFADARAVTAASPVQARWTASLAHLFAEIADADGEPLWAYPVFHHPGQPPP, encoded by the coding sequence GTGAGTGGGGCGGCCGGGCCGGGTGAGCAGGTGTGCCACCTCTACCGGCTGCGCCCCGGCGCGGAGGCCGAATACGAGCGGCGGCACGCCCGGGCGTGGCCGGAGCTGTCCGCGCTGCTCGACGAGGCGGGCGTCTACGACTACCACATCTACCGGCACGGCCTGCTGCTGATCTGTGTGCTGCGGACCCGCCGGGGTTTCGCCGACGCCCGCGCGGTCACCGCCGCCTCGCCGGTGCAGGCCCGTTGGACTGCGTCGTTGGCCCACCTGTTCGCCGAGATCGCCGACGCCGACGGCGAGCCGCTCTGGGCGTACCCGGTGTTCCACCATCCGGGGCAGCCGCCGCCGTGA
- a CDS encoding carbohydrate ABC transporter permease translates to MNPRHFARIGRYLLTFALVVVAVAAIYPLLFTVVSSVKTQSGFADDPLGLPAGITFENYLEAFRRMDMPRLLLNSLITTLGGLVLSVLAALLVAYAVTKLRFRGGKVVFLLIIVTLTIPSQAIIYPLYQTVLDLGMSGQYQGLILAYAAFGLPLGTYQLAGYFQQVPDELIEAARVDGAGHLTILFRLLAPIATPAIAALAIFNFVWMWNDLLLPLVIMGGSDSKTLMVGVSLLSGQYDVSVPLVSAGLIVALLPVLIVYLVFQRQLVSGALAGSGK, encoded by the coding sequence ATGAACCCGCGACACTTCGCCCGGATCGGGCGCTACCTGCTGACCTTCGCGCTTGTCGTCGTCGCCGTCGCGGCGATCTACCCGCTGCTGTTCACCGTGGTCAGCTCCGTGAAGACCCAGTCCGGTTTCGCCGACGACCCGCTGGGCCTGCCGGCCGGGATCACCTTCGAGAACTACCTGGAGGCGTTCCGCCGGATGGACATGCCCCGGCTGCTGCTCAACTCGCTGATCACCACGCTCGGCGGGTTGGTGCTGTCGGTGCTCGCCGCCCTGCTGGTCGCGTACGCGGTGACCAAGCTGCGGTTCCGGGGCGGCAAGGTGGTCTTCCTGCTGATCATCGTGACGCTGACCATCCCCAGCCAGGCGATCATCTACCCGCTCTACCAGACGGTGCTGGACCTGGGCATGTCCGGCCAGTACCAGGGCCTGATCCTGGCGTACGCGGCGTTCGGGCTGCCGCTGGGCACCTACCAGCTCGCCGGCTACTTCCAGCAGGTGCCCGACGAGCTGATCGAGGCGGCCCGGGTCGACGGCGCGGGACACCTGACCATCCTGTTCCGGCTGCTCGCCCCGATCGCCACCCCGGCCATCGCGGCGCTGGCCATCTTCAACTTCGTCTGGATGTGGAACGACCTGCTGCTGCCGCTTGTCATCATGGGCGGCTCGGACAGCAAGACGCTGATGGTCGGCGTCTCCCTGCTCAGCGGCCAGTACGACGTGTCGGTGCCGCTGGTCAGCGCCGGCCTGATCGTGGCGCTGCTGCCGGTGCTGATCGTCTACCTGGTCTTCCAGCGGCAACTCGTCTCCGGCGCGCTCGCCGGCTCCGGCAAGTGA
- a CDS encoding carbohydrate ABC transporter permease, whose product MTISTAPVSDPVGADAPPAPTRRPPRPGRAREWWLGAALVLPALVLAVLFKLVPLVRGVITSFESSSGFGGGEFAGADNYTRMFDDPMVLTSFRNALLVVATLPVWIVLPLILALLIHQRSPGWKFFRAVYFVPYTIAPIVVGIMFRQILAPDGPLNALLRFVGLEPLAIEWLNGRYSALFSLVAVALWSFFGLGVMTYLAGLATIPEETLEAAYLDGAGFFRRLWSVVVPMLRPTVAYWSVLCASGVLIWLFPLIYALTQGGPGDATMLPEYLVFLTTFQFLDRGYGSAIGIALFVFVAVLSIFSVRHMFTEGTRKPR is encoded by the coding sequence ATGACGATCTCCACCGCGCCGGTGTCGGACCCGGTGGGCGCCGACGCCCCGCCCGCGCCGACCCGGCGGCCGCCCCGCCCCGGGCGGGCCCGGGAGTGGTGGCTCGGTGCCGCGCTGGTGCTCCCCGCCCTCGTCCTGGCCGTGCTGTTCAAGCTGGTGCCGCTGGTACGCGGGGTGATCACCAGCTTCGAGTCGTCAAGCGGCTTCGGTGGCGGCGAGTTCGCCGGGGCGGACAACTACACCCGGATGTTCGACGACCCGATGGTGCTCACCAGCTTCCGCAACGCGCTGCTGGTGGTGGCGACCCTGCCGGTGTGGATCGTGCTCCCGCTGATCCTGGCGTTGCTGATCCACCAGCGGTCGCCCGGGTGGAAGTTCTTCCGGGCGGTGTACTTCGTGCCGTACACCATCGCGCCGATCGTGGTCGGCATCATGTTCCGGCAGATCCTCGCCCCCGACGGGCCGCTGAACGCCCTGCTGCGCTTCGTCGGCCTGGAACCGCTCGCGATCGAGTGGCTCAACGGCCGCTACAGCGCGTTGTTCTCGCTGGTGGCGGTCGCCCTGTGGAGCTTCTTCGGGCTCGGGGTGATGACCTACCTCGCCGGCCTGGCCACCATCCCCGAGGAGACCCTGGAGGCGGCCTACCTGGACGGTGCCGGGTTCTTCCGGCGGCTGTGGTCGGTGGTCGTGCCGATGCTGCGCCCGACCGTGGCGTACTGGAGCGTGCTCTGCGCCTCGGGCGTGCTGATCTGGCTGTTCCCGCTGATCTACGCGCTGACCCAGGGCGGCCCGGGGGACGCCACCATGCTCCCCGAGTACCTGGTCTTCCTCACCACCTTCCAGTTCCTGGACCGCGGCTACGGCTCCGCCATCGGCATCGCCCTGTTCGTCTTCGTCGCCGTGCTGTCGATCTTCAGCGTCCGGCACATGTTCACCGAGGGGACGCGTAAGCCGCGATGA
- a CDS encoding ABC transporter substrate-binding protein, giving the protein MFRRRLAGVLAAGMAAAALLTGCGGDDAADGPVTLKVLTWEPGGAEYWKQVKTSFEGSHPDIKLEMQSVPFDKYPEVQGPYITSQSGPDVMANNAGLELFDRRGAYVPLGDKAAEITKDLVTYSGACEGFDTGKTCYGVPFSYQGNVLYYNKAVLTAAGLNPEQPPATWDEFGAACEAVKKAGKTCLALGLSGTFPAYWDFPEIARNYLTEDDIRALLAGKLSWKDPKLVSVLGKLAEITTKGWANKNAPSITMLPDGADIFQRGDAAFAGTIISDAVNWEAFGKALGDDKLGVTRWPTIDPAAPLAGKFSGIEGAVYGVTQWSEKKQAGLEFISWLAGKENGELWVKYGKGQPLNKTVDKALLPSSPAFVKIQELVAQPTLHAGVMLSGPEADALARGWQQVTLGQLTVDKWADQMQQALERSPTKKQGK; this is encoded by the coding sequence ATGTTTCGACGGAGATTGGCCGGCGTCCTCGCCGCCGGCATGGCCGCCGCCGCCCTGCTGACCGGATGCGGTGGCGACGACGCCGCCGACGGCCCGGTCACCCTCAAGGTGCTGACCTGGGAGCCGGGCGGCGCCGAGTACTGGAAGCAGGTCAAGACCAGCTTCGAGGGCAGCCACCCGGACATCAAGCTGGAGATGCAGTCCGTCCCGTTCGACAAGTACCCCGAGGTGCAGGGCCCCTACATCACCTCGCAGTCGGGGCCGGACGTGATGGCCAACAACGCCGGGCTGGAGCTCTTCGACAGGCGCGGGGCGTACGTGCCGCTGGGTGACAAGGCCGCCGAGATCACCAAGGACCTGGTCACCTACAGCGGGGCCTGCGAGGGCTTCGACACCGGCAAGACCTGCTACGGGGTGCCGTTCTCCTACCAGGGCAACGTCCTGTACTACAACAAGGCCGTCCTGACCGCCGCCGGGTTGAACCCGGAGCAGCCCCCGGCCACCTGGGACGAGTTCGGGGCCGCCTGCGAGGCGGTGAAGAAGGCCGGCAAGACCTGCCTGGCGCTGGGCCTGTCCGGCACCTTCCCCGCCTACTGGGACTTCCCGGAGATCGCCCGCAACTACCTCACCGAGGACGACATCCGGGCGCTGCTCGCCGGGAAGCTGTCCTGGAAGGACCCGAAGCTGGTGTCGGTGCTCGGCAAGCTGGCCGAGATCACCACCAAGGGCTGGGCCAACAAGAACGCCCCGTCGATCACCATGCTCCCCGACGGCGCGGACATCTTCCAGCGCGGCGACGCCGCGTTCGCCGGCACCATCATCTCCGACGCGGTGAACTGGGAGGCGTTCGGCAAGGCCCTCGGCGACGACAAGCTCGGCGTCACCCGGTGGCCGACGATCGACCCGGCCGCGCCGCTCGCCGGCAAGTTCTCCGGCATCGAGGGCGCGGTCTACGGGGTCACCCAGTGGAGCGAGAAGAAGCAGGCCGGCCTGGAGTTCATCAGCTGGCTCGCCGGTAAGGAGAACGGCGAGCTCTGGGTGAAGTACGGCAAGGGACAGCCGCTGAACAAGACCGTCGACAAGGCGCTGCTGCCGTCGTCGCCGGCCTTCGTCAAGATCCAGGAGCTGGTCGCCCAGCCGACCCTGCACGCCGGCGTGATGCTCTCCGGCCCGGAGGCCGACGCCCTGGCCCGGGGCTGGCAGCAGGTCACCCTCGGCCAGCTCACCGTGGACAAGTGGGCCGACCAGATGCAGCAGGCGCTGGAGCGCAGCCCCACCAAGAAGCAGGGCAAGTAA
- a CDS encoding Gfo/Idh/MocA family protein — MSPSVAVIGAGAFGVRHLAGYRSLGVPVAALVEPDAATRARVAAQYQVPRTYADVAELLADATPDAASVCVPGPAHRTVAVTLLDAGVPVLVEKPLATTVADAAAIVATAERTGVLCQPGHLLRHSPPHRALHDAIRAGRLGDVLAVSSRRDRPRTLSRLFPREHPALLTAVHDIDLALWYAGAPVVEVRAAARTRPGSATPVLVWAELRHANDVVSSIRNSYLLPESTPHHTSDLVEVYGTDGVAHVDLGHPTLLVQGEPTEAPDWLLSPVDGGGALAAELRHFLSRIDGTAPTAVVPLADGLHVVQVAEAVAGSADSGGAVRRLP, encoded by the coding sequence ATGAGCCCGTCGGTGGCGGTGATCGGGGCCGGGGCGTTCGGAGTCCGGCACCTGGCCGGGTACCGGTCGCTCGGCGTGCCGGTGGCCGCCCTGGTCGAGCCGGACGCCGCGACCCGCGCCCGGGTGGCCGCGCAGTACCAGGTGCCGCGGACGTACGCCGACGTCGCCGAGCTGCTCGCCGACGCGACGCCGGACGCCGCCTCGGTCTGCGTGCCCGGCCCGGCGCACCGGACGGTGGCCGTGACGCTGCTCGACGCCGGAGTGCCGGTGCTGGTGGAGAAGCCGCTCGCCACCACAGTCGCCGACGCCGCCGCCATCGTCGCCACCGCCGAGCGCACCGGGGTGCTCTGCCAGCCGGGGCACCTCCTGCGGCACAGCCCACCGCACCGGGCCCTGCACGACGCGATCCGCGCCGGCCGGCTCGGCGACGTGCTCGCCGTGTCGTCCCGCCGTGACCGGCCCCGCACCCTGAGTCGGCTCTTCCCGCGCGAACACCCCGCGCTGCTCACCGCCGTCCACGACATCGACCTGGCCCTCTGGTACGCCGGAGCGCCAGTGGTCGAGGTCCGCGCGGCGGCCCGGACCCGACCCGGATCGGCGACCCCGGTCCTGGTGTGGGCGGAGCTGCGACACGCCAACGACGTGGTGTCGTCGATCCGCAACAGCTACCTGCTTCCCGAGAGCACCCCCCACCACACCTCGGACCTGGTCGAGGTGTACGGCACCGACGGGGTCGCCCACGTCGACCTCGGCCACCCCACGCTGCTCGTCCAGGGCGAGCCGACCGAGGCGCCGGACTGGCTGCTGTCCCCGGTCGACGGCGGCGGCGCGCTCGCCGCCGAGCTGCGGCACTTCCTGAGCCGGATCGACGGCACCGCACCGACGGCTGTCGTCCCGCTCGCCGACGGACTGCACGTGGTGCAGGTCGCCGAGGCCGTGGCCGGCAGCGCCGACAGCGGCGGCGCGGTCCGCCGACTCCCCTGA
- a CDS encoding M20 metallopeptidase family protein — protein sequence MVQAHEDVDDLVRLRRQLHQHPELRFTEQQTAAVLAGRLAPIARVRTGVAGTGLLAEIEGRTEGPSVLLRADMDAYPVQDAKQVPWASTNPGVCHACGHDVHMTVMAGVAARLAADPPARGSVTVLFQPAEEIPFGATSGAAAVLADEALRDRRFDAVLGLHCWPDLPVGTIGVDRLTAMAAKDAFRFEVTGRAAHAATPALGRDAILGLAGIVNLLHAGVARSRNPHELVAFNIGTISGGASQSQVAERAEATGTLRTHDEAVRARLKEVIERIARQQAAALDLGLRFTWANEMPPVRNAAALVALARAELPGVVELADLTEPPLTTDDFALLAALGPSLYVKLGVTGEQGGAPLHSGAFDVDERCLGVGVAALERLTRAVLDGRLAAPDGHGDAGAGQPGTGDRAGTVEAVGA from the coding sequence GTGGTGCAGGCGCACGAGGACGTTGACGATCTGGTACGGCTGCGTCGGCAGCTCCACCAGCACCCCGAGCTGCGGTTCACTGAACAGCAGACCGCTGCCGTGCTCGCCGGGCGGCTCGCGCCGATCGCCCGGGTCCGCACCGGCGTCGCCGGCACCGGCCTGCTCGCGGAGATCGAAGGACGTACCGAAGGACCCTCGGTGCTGCTTCGGGCCGATATGGACGCCTATCCGGTGCAGGACGCCAAGCAGGTGCCCTGGGCGTCGACCAACCCGGGCGTCTGCCACGCCTGCGGGCACGACGTGCACATGACCGTGATGGCCGGTGTCGCCGCCCGGCTCGCCGCCGACCCGCCCGCCCGGGGCTCGGTGACCGTGCTGTTCCAACCGGCCGAGGAGATCCCCTTCGGCGCGACCTCCGGCGCCGCCGCGGTGCTCGCCGACGAGGCCCTGCGCGACAGGCGCTTCGACGCCGTCCTCGGCCTGCACTGCTGGCCGGACCTGCCGGTGGGGACGATCGGGGTGGACCGGCTGACCGCGATGGCGGCCAAGGACGCCTTCCGCTTCGAGGTGACCGGCCGGGCCGCGCACGCCGCCACCCCGGCCCTGGGCCGGGACGCCATCCTCGGCCTCGCCGGCATCGTCAACCTGCTGCACGCCGGGGTGGCCCGCTCCCGCAACCCGCACGAGCTGGTGGCCTTCAACATCGGCACCATCTCCGGTGGGGCCAGCCAGAGCCAGGTCGCCGAGCGGGCCGAGGCCACCGGCACGCTGCGCACCCACGACGAGGCCGTCCGCGCCCGGCTCAAGGAGGTCATCGAGCGGATCGCCCGGCAGCAGGCCGCCGCGCTCGACCTCGGGCTGCGGTTCACCTGGGCCAACGAGATGCCCCCGGTCCGCAACGCGGCGGCCCTGGTGGCGCTCGCCCGCGCCGAGCTGCCCGGGGTGGTCGAGCTCGCCGACCTCACCGAACCCCCGCTGACCACCGACGACTTCGCGCTGCTCGCCGCGCTCGGCCCCAGCCTGTACGTCAAGCTGGGCGTCACCGGCGAGCAGGGCGGCGCACCGCTGCACTCCGGCGCCTTCGACGTCGACGAACGCTGCCTCGGCGTCGGGGTGGCCGCCCTGGAGCGGCTCACCCGGGCGGTGCTCGACGGCCGGCTGGCCGCTCCCGACGGTCACGGGGACGCCGGGGCCGGCCAGCCCGGCACGGGTGACCGTGCCGGCACCGTCGAGGCGGTCGGGGCATGA